In Ischnura elegans chromosome 3, ioIscEleg1.1, whole genome shotgun sequence, the sequence agaggtaCCAAAAAcaagtaagatggcctcaataaatgaaaattactgtttttggatcctaaaaatcacgttttcaacagcaaaaatttTCTGAAGAAGGATGTTCAGACCCCCCATTGTCCTGGGATGTTTTCCATAAATCCCAGAAGGGCATACATTGCAGCAAATATAGAGCTAATCCATAATTTGACAACTTTAAACGTATGAGTCTTGGCTTATGGGTGTTCCTCCGcatttagatgtccataagtgacgacagtttctccagccatcctgctggcatcttcaggtcagaagtagcgatgcataaaatttggccgtcttataaaGGTGGCTCGGGGATCAGAGGCCGATTTTGATTGGTTGgaattcaggtgggctctgattggtcattggaaGACCCTTTTCCAACTTGTCCAAACTgccgtcacttatggacatctaaacgcggaggaacgcctgtaagccaagactcatatgaagaaacgccacggaaacctcagatcaactTTAAACCATGTTCAAGTCCACAAAATAGCTAAATTTTGGCATCACCGAGTGTGTTGTGGCATTTTGCTCATACTAAATCTTTAATCCTGCCATTGAATTGAATTATGCAAATGATACAATTGGGTACTTTTGGGGAGAGCTAGCGCTCCATCAGCAGCTGTGGAATTTCTAGAAGATGTGAGTGCTCAATCATTTCTCAGAGTTGTCTCTTTGGCTGCCACTTCCCTGATCACTAATTGGTGGGAGTTGCAATCTGTTCAAATCTAAAAATACTACTGGACTAATGGTATGTTGATAGACAATTTAAAAGCCTTACTGAAGTACTTGCTCTCAGAGAGGCTCACATTATGATAGCAGTGTGCTCCCATGCTCAGCATGAGGTTCAAGCACTTACTCCCCATGAAATTTTCTACTGTATCACTTGGTGAGTCTTATAAATCATGATTATCATTTACCCATTAAATTTAGTACTTTCTACAGCCACCTTATACTTTTTGTAAGTTTCCAGAGGATATAATGAGTAAGGATTTTAGGCATGGTACCATAAAATCAGGTAGGCCATGCCTTAAATATGTACGTATATACTACATTTTCTTTGAATGGGCATCCTTCAAAGAGTAGTGATGACAGTGTAAATAAAATGACTAAAGACCTCCTGATGGAGTTAACATATATGAGCAGCCATCTTGCCTGTCTTAAACGACTTTATTTGTTTTGCCAAAGGAATACTTGAAGcaagttattaaaatgttttaaatagatgaaaatactcaatatttaaaattatatggtatattagttattttaaaaaatcatttaagctGGGAAATGACTTACATTCTGAAGTATAGTCTATCCTATTTTAAGTACCTAGTCTTCACAAGGCTGTTGTTACTGTTATTTTTTCTACTTCAACAAGGAAAAAGTACATAATAGTTCAGAGAAATTCTTGTGGTATGCTCCCCCTCATGTTTTCTTTAGTAAGGAAtgcaatacatatatgtattcagATTATGccaaaattttcagcatttcttTCAATAACAAAATCTAAGGTGGAACAAGGAAAATTATCAGCCAAACTTATAAAGGAAAAACtgaggatagaaaaaaaatatctactacAAATACCTGTTTGCTATAAGATTTGCTCccacatttgtatttaaattatataaattatttcattaatgcaATCAAAATTAAACAGAAGATAAATGAGTAAACCTAAACAAAAAACTTACCaaaccattttttatatgctcacTATCATCTCCCAAAGCTAAGCTGATGCTGAGCTTGCAGAAATCTGGTGCTCCAGAAATTGGTGAGTATTCTTTATCCATTTTCTTACTTGCCATTTTTTCTTCTGCCTAAAATCACAAATCATCACAGAGAATAAGAGCTCAAAACCTACTTTCTAAGAATTTTTTGTCAATTGTAACATTTTCCTCAGCATTTTTCAACACATCAACTTACTTTGCGAACACTGGGCAGGACATACGGTTTCCCATTGTCATCACGATAAGCTCCAACaccaagatttatttttttagggtTTGTATCCTTTTTGAATGCTTCCGTTACTCCAAGAATGGCATCAGGGGGGCCCATTTCTACATGTGACCACCATGATCTATCAATTAAATTGATAACAACAATAGAATCATTTTAAATTGGACATgatatgaatgagaaaaaaattagtctCTTACTGCCCATGCCAAAAGTATAGAGAGTATAACACTATGGCTGACGCCGATTGACGTCGAGCCAGTGTTGATCACGGAACTACCAGATGCTAATTGGGGTAAACCAAATATACGAAAAAGGAAATTTGCTCCTCACCAAAATACAATAAATTGATGCCATAGTGAATGAGTTAAAGAGTATGGATCTCATAAGCACTCAAACTCGAGTCTATACTGTTGGTAGATACAGATAGTAGATTTCACTGCCCCTGGTAAGACAAAAGTGGTCCACCATATGCCCAgaaaattttagacattttagaaaccatatttttaacaaatgtCTTGAGCAATATGCCGCAGGGGTTTTCCGTAAAATGAGTTAAACAAATTTTATGAGTAAATACTCACCATTTGATAAGAGAATAAGCTAACCATTTTAGCAGAAGCACATGTTGAACAtatttttatggagcatatttttagCTTATTGTCATAAGTATTTGCTTAAAATATGCCTTTTGAAATACAGTGGCAGATACACATCTCCTACCCCCTTGCGGGGTCGTccacattgcagaaccacaattctaacttttttatatcataagatggcattgtctagtatatgtgtataatcagtttaactaaaactttcttaaactttgtatatgacttgattatttttttattacgataaaagtgaaggtagctcaagatattttttgcagcCCTACTAgggtgttttctgtatccgccactgttgaAATATGTGGTAAccattatttaatatgaaatgtcAGCTCCCTGGAATGCTATTTAATAACACGTAGAACTAAAAGATTACATTTTCTTGAGTTTTACCTTTCTAGAAATATCCATCTTTGCAGTTACAATGCAAGCTTGATGGTAAGGTGTAAGAGGTTACAAATTCAGTCTTGTTTTTCAAATCTCATGCAAGCCCTCAGATGATAAAGAGTACAATGGTGAAATTAGATGAATCATCATATTCAACCCCAATACAAAGTGTAATAGAAAAGGTGGATGTTGTGCATTCATGGTAAAAGGAGCAGGAAAAGAAATTGGATGCTGACACAGATGCAGATTCATTGGTGAGTGGCTGTTTTGCATTATACtcaaatttttatgccaaacCCTTAAAATACAGGACAAAGAGTAGGATAGATGTGGAAAGAAAATCAGGTTGATCAACTTTACATTTAGATGTTGCTCAGAAGCCCAAAATGCAATAACAATTAAGAGGTAAGTGAATTCCAGCATTTCGTGAGTTAAATTGTCATGATTGTTTCCTGCCTAGCCTCATTACTGAAATCTGTAATGCTCGATGACCCCGAGTTTTCCCAAAGTGTGTccacgaaagaaatacagaatTTTTTCAATACCCTCCATCACAAGTGTGAGGAAATGATGTGTTGATATTGTGAATCGCCTCAGCTTAGAAATGAGCATAATGCAAAAACCTGCTGAAGTAGTCATTTCACCCAATTATGTTGGATTGCTGCACGAAATAAACATATAAGAGCCACAtaattacttttataataatccctgataataataaaatccaagcaacatgaatttttcatcatatttgcATCTTGTAAGAATACATTTCCATATTCAAACAGCATTAAACATGTACTGTATTTTTCTGCACCATAGATAAATTCAGTGAATTTCATGACTGCTTCATACTCTCACCAGTGGCGCCagctccatggggcctgagggggcccgagccccctctaaaattcgttatggatgtgaggaaaaaatgtgtcaggcttgttgattttccccggagtgcccagatatcgagattcgtgtTATCTTCGGGTTCTAATGTTgctcatatgactcttctaaaatgcttaaaaaactttaaactcactacttttaaaatatcccgtggcaagatccctggtttgggcccccccaatacttttggtaagtcggcatccctgactcTCACTGCATTATtgccaaaataaattcaaagttcATCCACAAAACATGCTTAGCACTTGCTGTCTATCATATTGACAAAATAAGAGGGTACATATGCTAAACATAAATGAGGAGCATATCTTCAGTATATTTCTTTCTTAAAATGTTCAGAGGATCTGCTGGGAACTAACAGCGCCACTAGGGGTATTGACGGGAGGGGGGTAAAATTCATCAATACATAACTTTCTTAGGAGGGAGACACTTTGTAGTCCCCGTCAAAATATTctgcatcaaaaaaattaataatagaaattcAGGAATCGTATAGCATGACACGTTTGAATGGAAACTTCAAGAAAACATTAGGAGACGTATGGAAATTATACATTGAGCACAATACTTTCCTTCTGCCcagaatttattaattatgaacCAGATTAGAACAATATCTAATTCAGCCCTAACCTGAACATTTTCTGGTCTGATTTTGATTAGAAAACGATTTAAGACAGGGAATACAAAAATAGGGATTAACGTCACCACAGAAACACCGTTAGTTATGGATACTTAAGTGGAAGCTTAGGAAAAAAAATCGCTACGCTAAGTCACAAATCTATCACCGTATATTACAGATACATGAAAAGGATATAATCTATCCCGTCCAAATATACATTTTAACAAGTTGCCAACAATATCCCTATGCCACGAAGTGACGTTCGTTGAGTGAATGAAGTTATCCACAAAGTCACCAGTAAAAACATGATACGGTTAATAATTAAGCACACCGACACGAAGCTTGCCGACCACATCGGGTTTTTCATCGTAGAATTCGTTAATTGCAGATGTAAAAGTCCTGATATTTTTAGAATAGCATCTTTCACCCTAAGTCTACGATGGTTTGATGACCATAAAATGACTAACTTAAcgataaaatgcattaaaaaactcaCCCAGCTCTTGTTACTACAGCAGAAATAGAATTTTGATTGCATTTTAGCAAACCGCCTGAAATGCTAGCAATTCGTAGTGAAGGAACCATTCTGCCCTATCGCACTATCCACTACGATCCACTATCTCTCCGGCAAATTCAGACAAACAGCCTCAGCAGGGCTATTCCCATTTTCGTATCGTCGGGTCATAACTAGAAATCGGTCATAACTACCGCCTCGAGCGCTAGGTACCGCCTCGAGCGATTCCCATCTGAGCTCGAGGTCATAAAGCGGGCGGTACGTAAGACCCaaaggccgtaatattatgaACTGCCCAAGAGGCTGTCATATGTAAGGCGGTAGAATAAATTAAGACTTTAAAATGAACCTTGTACGGGAACGGAGGCGGATTCAGCGGGCATTAGTGTTACATATTGCTGAGAGACGCCGATTAACTCTAGAAAGACGGAGATTGAGGGATGCCCACAATCCTTTTGAATACGAAGATTATATTTTCGTCAATTATTTCCGTGCGTCGAAGGAGGTTGTTATATTCGTGAGCGAAGCCACGGAAAATGTCCTAAAGCGGAAGAACGTGGATGGATTAAGCGTTCAACTACAGGTAATTAGTTAGCATAAAACTATTGTTACTTGATGGTTTTCCGTGGTTTTACTTCTATTGATCGTATGTTTTTATCGTGAACATTCATTTAAAGGTTCTTGTCGCCATCCGATTCATGGCAGAAGGAGGGTACCAAAGAGGCGTCGGGCAAGATTTTTTCTTGGCCGTAAGCCAACCCTCTGTGAGCCGCTGCGTCAAAAATGTGACGAGGGCAATATGCGACCGGCTGTACAACGACTGGATCAAACTCCCGTCCACAAAtatggaaagaaatgaaatacaagAAAGGTAATACTGTTCTTTGTATACACATCACGCACGTATTTATCGCTAACTGAATTAAAACGTTGCCACATTCTCCTCAGATTTCGCCCAATGGCCAGGTTTCCGGGAGTGCTGGGGGCTATTGATTGCACTCATGTtgccatagttacgcctctggaaGGAGAAGAGGGATACAAGAACCACAAGGGGTTCTATTCCTTAAATGCCCAAATGGTGACAATCTATGTCTTTTTATAAAGTAACAATCACAAGACTGCCATTCTTTACTAATTTCATGTTTGCCTTAAACTGCCTTGAATAATGGTGTATACCTAATGGATTAAAGACCCTCAAAACCGTACTCCTAATAATCAACCAAGTGACTGCATGAATGAAAAGTACCTTTTTAAATCATCAAATGCTTGTAATTTCCAGATTTGTGACTCCAATTTGAAGATAATGGATGTATGTATTTATCCGGGAACGGTCCATGATCAATTTATTTGGCGGTGGTCTCGGGCAAGGATTCAAATCAAGCACTTGCATGAAAATGGGCCTGAGCAGTATTACCTACTTGGTAATTTGATAGATGATTTTCAACAAGTTAACTTATGATTTTCACATTCACtaagatatttttctcattacAGGCGACTCAGGTTATGCCCTTGAGCCATGGCTAATGACCCCAGTTGCTAATGCACTCCCTGGCACACCAGATTATGATTATACGCAAGCCCATTGTCAGGCAAGAAATGTCATTGAGCGGGCATTTGGGGTTATGAAAGCACGTTGGAGATGCCTCCTGAGAGACAGGGTTCTCCACTATCAACCCCAGCAAGCAACCACCATAGTGACAGCATGTGCAGTTTTGCACAACATCTTGTTGCACTACAGGTAAGTCAGCTTTCATAATAGAACATGCAAGTGACATTATTGAGCATGGGGACAGtattaataagatatttttttcatagactaCCACCGCCAGAACCGGAAGAAATAGAAGAGGCAATGGTTGATATGCAGCAAGGCCCATTACCAGGAGACCAACTGGCGCTGGCCAGAGGAATTCAAAGGCGCATTATCAACAgatattttacgtaaattatgttAACAATCAATATAGGTATTGACAACTATACATACTGTTTTTTTGCTTCAAAGTATTGAAGTTTCCTTATTTAATTAGGTGAAAATGACCTTGCGTACACACTATGATGCATGGATATTCACTTAAGGCAGAAAAACTCATTGAATAATTcacatcatttttaataaaatatttcaaatttaatattcactATGAAATACAAACCATTTTTAAATAAGGGActtaattagataaataaaacttcaagaaaaaaaacattcatgttGAAGAACCTCCTTCAGTCTTTGCTCCATAAAGAAGAATTAACCTAAAAATAAATGTCCATTGGTAACACCTGTaaggaaattaaatttacattggatgagaaataatagcaatttttcgGTGGATTTAATTTTATAGTCTTATTCACCACATCACTGCTCGCTTCCGCAGGTCAACTTTTCCAGTGCAGAAGCTATTCTCCCATTCACTGCCACAAGCTCCCTCAGACTCCCAGCTATCTCCCTTGTTTCCCCCACCAGTTGAGACTGTTGATCCTGTAAGCCATGAATGGCTTCTTTGATCTCCTAAAAAAAGTTAGTGGACAACTAAAGTAACTAATTGAAGACACGAAGTATAgtatcaaattttccaaaaatgaagtGTTTAATTACACAAATAGATGGTACCTTTAACATCTGAAGGTGGTTGTCTTCATATGCCTCCACCTTGTTATTTACAATGTTTAACTCCTTAAGGAGAGAAGGCCGCTTGGGTTGGCAGCTTTCTAGTTAATGCAAATAGATAGAATATGAAGTGAATAGCAGTCTACATTTCGTGGCTTAGAAACAAAATAAGAGCAATTACAGCCTCTAACTAAGCACTAGATAAAATAGAACAACACTTGCAGCTTAACCATACCCATACCAAACAGACAGAAAGGCAAGATGTGTACCAGACTCTCTTTGAGGCTGGATATCCACGAGCATCTTCAAAGGCAAAATTGAGTTAAATTTCCATGTAGAACGATACATAGCACTACTATAAATGTGATCTCAACTCTGTTCCAAGTAAAAAACAAATGTTAGATACATTATTgtttacaatggggaattccCAACAGAAGATGACAGTTGGGAGTGAAATTAATGCGGCAAATCTCCAAACACTATTGTTGATACTTCTTGAAAACCAATTGTGAAGAGAAAATACTGCTATGACTTACTTTGGGCTGCAACACTTCTTTCTCCAGCAGTCCCTGTTGAGTAAGAGTGAGTGGTCCATGAAAAATTTATATAACACTGGGTGCTCACATAAAAGCACAGAACCTCGAAAAAGCAAATGATATTTGATATAAAGGAACACACCAGCGTTGGTTGAGCAAATGTCGACACTCTCATCTAGAGTGACCATGGAACTCTCCCCGACAACAACCTGTAAGTATTAAGCAGGCTCATCGTAGAGTATCATACTTTACCactcaaaaattgtattttcaacaGTTATAGCTTTCCACCAGCCATTCACAGAATGTCAAATCAACATGGCAATACTCGTTACCTCAAATATCCCTTCCTCCAACTCCATTTCTCCTGGGTTTTCACATTCATCCTAGAGTAATCAGTGATAGAATCAAAATGAAATGGCCAAATAGCATCATTGACTAATATTTAGTGTCATAACCAATGCATCAAATACTCACAGACTCAACTCTTTCAATACCATCAAATAGAGGAATGGATGTAAAATGCCCTATTACCCCTAAAATCTTTTTCTCGATCTCGGAGAGTTCACTATCTGAGACCGCCTATAGAGTAAAAGCTCAACTTATCAAGTATTATCTCATTCCAAACATGAAGCCATTTTCCATAACGTGTTATTTCTATTACTTACCGAAGCATTACCAGTCCTCACACGCTCCGCATTCATTTGGGCGTTCTTCGCCCGAGTTTTTCTCTTCAAATCCTTCCAGACCTACAAGGATCgtacaaaatttataataagGTATGTAATATACAATGGCATACTACCGTGATAGAAACGAAAACTGCTCAAGATCTTAAAATTCTACTGGATGAAAAGTCGGAGATTCGGCAGAAAAGTAGTTAATAACTTAATCTTCACCTTTTTCCACTGGTCCACACTTTTTTGGGGTCCATGACCCCCAACAAGTTCGGCCAGCTCGCACCACTGCCTCTCGGCCGTCGCCTTTCCTTGTGGCCCTTGGAAGCGTCCACACGCAAAATCACGATGGTCAATCATGTAATTAACCAAAACGTTTATTTGGCTGTCGCGTACTCGAGCCGCTCTTTTCTTTGTTTccctgaaaatataattaaatcactCTTTGTCCGTATCAGTGAAATTGTTAAGCGATGGCAACTATAACGAGATTTTATGCTAGACGGAACAAAATGGGAAGCGATATGGTATTATACGGATTTAGGAACAATTAAATGTATAAGGAAAGATTTTTGTAAGTGTTGTTTACCTTATCTGCTCCATTTTTGGTCGTTTACCGTTCCAAACGAAAGAACACTTCTACGTGTTTACCGCGCTATGTGACTTActtgattttcgatcgtcatttacTTTCACTGTTTCCAGCGACTGCCACTTGAATATAGGAGTTTTGGTAGCGCTAGTAGTAAACAGGCCGTTCCTCACGTACTGTACCGGTAATAACTCTCATATTCACCTCTTGAAACGGCGTTAAGGACTTATGACCGGGGCATTCGCTACCGCCCCATGAAATCGGAATCGTTTGAGGCGGTAATTTCGGGACAGGTCATACGAAACCTACCGCCGGTCATAGGTACCGCCTCGTTTTTCGGAATAGCCCTGCTGAAGGACATAAAGGTCGCCTGCAGATGTCTCGCCTGtcggtcaaaaataaaaaaagtttgcgCGTGCGCCATCGCGATTGAACGCATTTAATGAACGAACAGGATATTAGGGAGGAATTGAGGCGCAATTTTGCGAGAATATTGGGTTTAACTCTTCAAGTATGTATTAATACTATACACTGTATAATGATATGCTTTTTCTACGAGTTATAATCATTAAAACTACAGAAGCTCTCTTATTTTCATGGCTGTACAGTTGAACATCTGCTGcagctttaataaatattttcgtttcaatgGTTATCAACGCATAATCGTAATTTATTCAAACGCAAAGAGTGCACATGCAGAAcgaaatgttttttaattttacctgtGTTATACAACCTCCTAATTTTAACTGTGTGAATGTATAGATTCTCTTTTTTGAGACCCAAAACTTCATcgattaaaaaacattgaaaagtgtcTCGGACTGGTGAGGACAAAGACATCGCATACATATTTCAAAGCTTGTTAACTCCGCTGATCTATCATTTAGCCAGCATTTTTCATTTCCTGCAGCATATATTCTAGTAACTTTTTTCCTATATCTAATAGTTTTCAATCTATTTCTTCTTTCGCAGAATCACAACTCTCTTTGGCTTGCTCAATTCTTATCGTGGTTGCTATTTTGCCAACAGAactttat encodes:
- the LOC124155793 gene encoding uncharacterized protein LOC124155793 isoform X1, yielding MRVSTFAQPTLVCSFISNIICFFEVLCFYVSTQCYINFSWTTHSYSTGTAGERSVAAQKSCQPKRPSLLKELNIVNNKVEAYEDNHLQMLKEIKEAIHGLQDQQSQLVGETREIAGSLRELVAVNGRIASALEKLTCGSEQ
- the LOC124155793 gene encoding uncharacterized protein LOC124155793 isoform X3, whose protein sequence is MEQIRETKKRAARVRDSQINVLVNYMIDHRDFACGRFQGPQGKATAERQWCELAELVGGHGPQKSVDQWKKVWKDLKRKTRAKNAQMNAERVRTGNASVSNRNNTLWKMASCLE
- the LOC124155793 gene encoding uncharacterized protein LOC124155793 isoform X2 produces the protein MELEEGIFEVVVGESSMVTLDESVDICSTNAGTAGERSVAAQKSCQPKRPSLLKELNIVNNKVEAYEDNHLQMLKEIKEAIHGLQDQQSQLVGETREIAGSLRELVAVNGRIASALEKLTCGSEQ
- the LOC124155792 gene encoding putative nuclease HARBI1 — its product is MNLVRERRRIQRALVLHIAERRRLTLERRRLRDAHNPFEYEDYIFVNYFRASKEVVIFVSEATENVLKRKNVDGLSVQLQVLVAIRFMAEGGYQRGVGQDFFLAVSQPSVSRCVKNVTRAICDRLYNDWIKLPSTNMERNEIQERFRPMARFPGVLGAIDCTHVAIVTPLEGEEGYKNHKGFYSLNAQMICDSNLKIMDVCIYPGTVHDQFIWRWSRARIQIKHLHENGPEQYYLLGDSGYALEPWLMTPVANALPGTPDYDYTQAHCQARNVIERAFGVMKARWRCLLRDRVLHYQPQQATTIVTACAVLHNILLHYRLPPPEPEEIEEAMVDMQQGPLPGDQLALARGIQRRIINRYFT